Proteins encoded by one window of Mailhella massiliensis:
- a CDS encoding sulfite exporter TauE/SafE family protein: MLFLVASCMVGGAFIGLLNGLLGMGGSFIVIPLLDEVLPRLGVSPGMAHVMAVGTAPATILLTCVSSVLAHRALGSLRGDLLRRMGPYVFAGSMAGAFLAPHMPALFLRLLFAAVLMLMGVHILLPQKSREPCREKTAFLEVAAAFFGLLASMSGLAGTLICVTWLHWRGVPWRQAVGTSAGIGLVIAATSTCGYMLSGWGEAKLPAWSLGYLYLPGALCLLVPSVVTARFGAYLLHAENMPLAAMKKAVAVMNIVMALHVVLSVL; the protein is encoded by the coding sequence ATGCTGTTTCTTGTTGCTTCATGCATGGTCGGCGGCGCGTTCATCGGCCTGCTCAACGGCCTTCTCGGCATGGGCGGCTCGTTCATCGTCATTCCGCTGCTTGATGAAGTGTTGCCGCGCCTCGGCGTTTCTCCGGGCATGGCGCATGTGATGGCCGTGGGCACGGCTCCGGCCACCATACTTCTGACCTGTGTGTCCAGCGTACTGGCCCACAGGGCGCTGGGGTCGCTGCGCGGAGATCTTCTCCGGCGCATGGGACCGTATGTGTTTGCCGGGAGCATGGCCGGGGCATTTCTGGCTCCTCACATGCCCGCGCTTTTTCTCAGGCTGCTTTTTGCCGCCGTGCTCATGCTCATGGGGGTGCACATTCTTCTTCCGCAGAAATCCCGGGAGCCCTGCAGGGAGAAAACGGCCTTTCTGGAGGTGGCGGCGGCTTTTTTCGGGCTGCTTGCCAGCATGAGCGGGCTTGCCGGAACCTTGATCTGCGTTACCTGGCTGCACTGGAGAGGCGTTCCCTGGCGTCAGGCCGTGGGAACGAGCGCGGGCATCGGCCTTGTCATTGCCGCAACCTCCACCTGCGGATACATGCTTTCCGGCTGGGGAGAGGCGAAGCTTCCCGCGTGGTCGCTGGGATATCTGTACCTTCCCGGGGCGCTGTGCCTTCTTGTTCCCTCCGTGGTGACGGCAAGGTTCGGGGCGTATCTGCTTCATGCCGAAAACATGCCGCTTGCGGCCATGAAGAAGGCCGTGGCCGTCATGAATATCGTCATGGCGCTGCATGTCGTTCTTTCCGTCTTGTGA